In Meleagris gallopavo isolate NT-WF06-2002-E0010 breed Aviagen turkey brand Nicholas breeding stock chromosome 15, Turkey_5.1, whole genome shotgun sequence, one DNA window encodes the following:
- the HMMR gene encoding LOW QUALITY PROTEIN: hyaluronan mediated motility receptor (The sequence of the model RefSeq protein was modified relative to this genomic sequence to represent the inferred CDS: inserted 1 base in 1 codon), with translation MASRKAPLRRFSDEPACGFLRGSRDTKSSAALRSSSSSEAHQHVRKQNSETSLNDEKNTTASGAGRRLASLGSLPVSGSLKPRKDLILMREXKKQKTLEKEIRALVRERGEQDKKLQALDEGFVKMEAKLSAAVQEKTSLLANVACLKKQLLELTRTNELLKSKLSEDGVQKKMSSLCMELMKLRNKRDAKEKTALAKQENMEMKLQEVQRNLEHSKGKVAQLQEKLSATEREKVDDKSDTEKLLEYITELSSVAEAVEKYKLDVAQMEEALIEKDQDIKIMRETFRMKEEESNTLIRALNERCEFVEQEKERELSESRGKVLSMNAEIEELKKKVLIEEQEHQKLLEKQEELISQLQQEKESSASMHQKLLSVQDEVTSERCLLEEELKSTMNELDKLHAKEKRAEKLVKLLEKETKSKALELAQMEVKLKGKNAELEQIKEMHSSTVLQIQEELNNTLHKLGENVAEFESYKTTIAEEIRSLKLENTSLQEQVADLKKIHEDNLQLLQEAEYTKNKAKEECARMISEAQTKLALKEAEAERTKDSCLIQVTKLQEKLEELTEDLKKKSEVEKSRKTIHEDMTSSLKEEIKTWRNLYEELHNKTKPFQQQLDAFEAEKNALLNEQGAAQEELNKLSEAYAKLLGHQNQKQKIKHVMKLKEDNTHLQQDISKLRALLAKEKQTNKDLQEQLYTIQGIRRFDPSKAFQHDSKENIPPKTPFKEGNRNQI, from the exons ATGGCGTCCCGCAAGGCTCCGCTGCGGCGCTTCAGCGACGAGCCGG CGTGCGGCTTCCTCCGAGGCTCCCGTGACACCAAGTCTTCAGCTGCCCTGAGGAGCTCTTCATCCTCTGAAGCACATCAGCACGTTAGGAAACAGAACA GTGAGACAAGTCTGAATGATGAGAAGAATACAACTGCCTCTGGAGCTGGAAGGAGACTTGCATCTCTTGGATCACTA CCGGTTAGTGGGAGTCTGAAGCCTAGAAAAGATCTTATCcttatgagag aaaaaaaacagaagacacTGGAGAAGGAG ATTCGTGCATTAGTGAGAGAACGTGGAGAGCAGGATAAAAAACTTCAGGCCCTGGATGAAGGCTTTGTTAAGATGGAAGCtaagctgagtgctgcagttcaGGAGAAAACATCTCTTCTGGCAAATGTTGCTTGCCTGAAAAAACAGCTTCTGGAATTAACAAGAACCAATGAACTACTAAAATCTAAG CTCTCTGAAGATGgtgtgcagaagaaaatgagcagtCTATGTATGGAGTTAATGAAGCTCAGAAACAAGAGGGATGCTAAGGAGAAG ACTGCACTTGCAAAGCAGGAGAACATGGAAATGAAGCTGCAGGAAGTACAAAGGAATCTGGAGcattcaaaaggaaaagtagCACAGttacaagaaaaact atcagctacagagagagagaaagtggATGATAAGTCTGACACTGAAAAACTGCTAGAGTATATTACAGAGCTTAG TAGTGTTGCAGAAGCTGTAGAGAAATATAAACTAGATGTTGCTCAAATGGAGGAGGCATTGATCGAGAAAGACCAAGACATCAAGATTATGAGAGAGACATTCAGAATGAAAGAAGAAGAATCAAATACATTGATTAGAGCACTTAATGAACGGTGTGAGTTTGTAGAACAAGAAAAAG AGAGAGAACTGtctgagagcagaggaaaagtCCTGAGTATGAATGCTGAAatagaagaactgaaaaaaaaagttctcatAGAAGAGCAAGAACACCAAAAACTGCTTGAGAAACAAGAGGAGTTAATCTCTCAGCTTCAGCAAGAAAAG GAATCGTCTGCATCTATGCACCAGAAGTTACTCAGTGTTCAAGATGAGGTAACGAGTGAGAGATGTCTCCTGGAAGAGGAGTTGAAGAGCACAATGAATGAGCTGGACAAACTACATGCTAAGGAGAAGAGAGCTGAGAAGCTGGTGAAGCTGttggaaaaagaaaccaaatctAAAGCCCTTGAACTTGCACAGATGGAAGTGAAGTTAAAAGG GAAGAATGCTGAGTTGGAGCAAATCAAGGAAATGCACAGCAGTACAGTTCTGCAAATCCAAGAAGAGCTTAACAACACACTGCATAAACTGGGAGAGAATGTTGCTGAGTTTGAAAG CTACAAGACAACAATAGCTGAAGAAATACGCAGTCTTAAGCTGGAGAACACTTCTCTGCAGGAGCAAGTTGCTGacctgaaaaaaatacatgaagatAATCTACAGCTGCTCCAGGAAGCAGAATACACTAAAAACAAGGCAAAAGAAGAATGTGCAAG GATGATTTCAGAAGCCCAGACAAAGCTTGCGctaaaagaagcagaagcagaaagaacaaaagattCTTGCCTCATACAAGTGACAAAACTACAGGAAAAACTGGAAGAGTTAACtgaagatctgaaaaaaaaatctgaagtggAAAAATCAAG gAAAACCATACATGAAGACATGACCTCTAGTTTAAAAGAAGAGATAAAGACCTGGCGTAATCTATATGAAGAACTGCATAACAAAACTAAGCCTTTTCAG CAACAACTTGATGCAtttgaagcagagaaaaatgctcTTCTAAATGAGCAAGGTGCAGCTCAAGAAGAACTGAATAAACTAAGTGAAGCGTATGCTAAACTACTCGGCCaccaaaaccagaaacaaaaaatcaagCATGTTATGAAGTTGAAAGAAGATAATACCCACCTGCAGCAG gaCATCTCGAAACTGCGTGCACTTCttgcaaaagagaaacaaaccaaCAAGGATCTGCAGGAGCAGCTATATACAATTCAGGGCATTAGGCGTTTTGATCCTTCTAAAGCTTTCCAGCATGATAGCAAGGAAAATATTCCTCCAAAAACTCCTTTTAAAGAAG